In Acidobacteriota bacterium, one DNA window encodes the following:
- a CDS encoding amino acid racemase → MNRCWLLQGLVLALLAAPIIAAAPAVEEPPPPVRPDRILGIFGGMGPEATANLYAEIIRLTPATRDQDHIPTLIYSLPQVPDRTTAIMANDPAIIPWLVEGVTRLEKAGAAFIVIPCNTAHYFHDQMQAAVAIPILHMIREAADEVVRRHPECKTVGLLATTGTLQTGLYAKEFAARGIRVVTPDEAVERDCVMQAVYGHIKAGTGRQDAEDLLARAGDHVEAKGAQVIVLGCTEIPLAFNPARAHVPVVNATRVLAEAAIRAYRQPGQRPLPEPAVAPEAPTPVRSSELVPIGTVSDNAPMR, encoded by the coding sequence ATGAACAGATGCTGGTTGCTCCAGGGTCTGGTCCTGGCTCTTCTGGCCGCCCCGATCATTGCCGCCGCCCCGGCGGTGGAGGAACCGCCGCCGCCGGTCCGTCCCGACCGGATCCTGGGTATCTTCGGCGGCATGGGTCCCGAGGCCACCGCCAACCTGTATGCGGAGATCATCCGGCTCACACCCGCCACACGGGACCAGGACCACATCCCCACCCTGATCTACAGCCTGCCCCAGGTGCCCGACCGGACGACGGCCATCATGGCGAACGACCCGGCCATCATCCCGTGGCTGGTGGAGGGTGTGACGCGCCTGGAGAAGGCTGGCGCGGCGTTCATCGTCATCCCCTGCAACACGGCCCATTACTTTCACGACCAGATGCAGGCCGCCGTCGCCATCCCCATCCTGCACATGATCCGCGAGGCGGCCGACGAGGTGGTCCGTCGCCATCCGGAGTGCAAGACCGTGGGGCTGCTGGCCACCACCGGCACGCTGCAAACCGGCTTGTACGCAAAAGAGTTCGCCGCGCGGGGAATCCGGGTGGTGACGCCCGACGAGGCCGTGGAGCGAGACTGCGTCATGCAGGCGGTCTACGGCCACATCAAGGCCGGCACGGGACGCCAGGATGCCGAAGACCTGCTGGCCAGGGCCGGCGACCACGTCGAGGCCAAAGGCGCCCAGGTGATCGTGCTGGGTTGCACCGAGATCCCGCTCGCGTTCAATCCGGCGCGGGCCCATGTGCCGGTGGTCAACGCCACCCGGGTTCTGGCCGAGGCGGCCATCCGCGCCTACCGGCAGCCGGGGCAGCGGCCGCTGCCCGAACCGGCCGTCGCCCCGGAGGCGCCGACGCCCGTCCGGTCATCTGAATTGGTACCGATCGGGACGGTGTCTGACAACGCACCCATGAGATGA
- a CDS encoding aldehyde:ferredoxin oxidoreductase: MNVDSTLHRVLYIDLARRRSEVRERPDVFRDGLGGTGAAIRLLEEECPACADPMGPDNPIVMAVGPLVGLFPLASKTVAMFKSPLTGNLGESHAGGRSAVAIRSAGFGALVIRGASASPVYLSVDGRGARFRDASALWGMRSAATVGTVIRAREAGAGARSIMRIGRAGERGVRYACVITETYRHFGRLGLGAVFGAKKLKALVVGGRRTFDVPDRKAYRDAYDAIYHAAVDSPLMKKYHDLGTAMNVLPLHAAGALPTRNLQSGQFEGAEAISAEALASGYLGRRVACTHCPVACIHLATLRLPYPNDPYFYKTLMIGYDHEPVYAMGSMLGVTDPAGLLRLLDEAEIHGFDVMSAGVALAWATEALARGLISTADTDGLALAFGDTDTYIAAMGRIVRQPTDFYRALACGTAHAAAVYGGADFALTFGGNEMPGYHTGPIGHLGYLVGARHSHLDNAGYSVDQKAAAKGEHLTPEQAAEALLEEERWRQVLTSLVVCLFARGVYDSATVIRALAAAGVTTTAEALSAMGAETLRRKFDFKRREGFDAAALLIPRRIVETPSPAGPFDEEYIRRGIAHYMTRL; the protein is encoded by the coding sequence TTGAACGTTGATTCCACCCTCCACCGCGTGCTCTACATCGACCTGGCCCGCCGGCGCTCCGAGGTCCGGGAGCGACCCGACGTCTTCCGCGACGGCCTCGGCGGAACCGGGGCGGCTATCCGCCTCCTGGAGGAGGAATGCCCGGCCTGCGCCGATCCGATGGGACCCGACAACCCCATCGTTATGGCGGTGGGGCCGCTGGTGGGGCTCTTCCCGCTGGCATCCAAGACCGTGGCCATGTTCAAGTCGCCGCTCACCGGCAACCTGGGCGAGAGCCACGCCGGCGGCCGCAGCGCCGTGGCCATCCGCTCCGCCGGCTTCGGCGCGCTGGTGATCCGCGGCGCCAGCGCCTCGCCGGTCTACCTGTCGGTGGACGGGCGCGGCGCCCGTTTCCGCGACGCTTCAGCGCTGTGGGGGATGCGCAGCGCCGCCACCGTGGGCACGGTGATCCGCGCCCGCGAGGCCGGCGCCGGTGCCCGCTCCATCATGCGCATCGGCCGCGCCGGCGAGCGAGGGGTGCGGTACGCCTGTGTCATCACCGAGACTTATCGCCATTTCGGCCGCCTGGGCCTAGGCGCCGTATTCGGCGCCAAAAAGCTCAAGGCGTTGGTGGTAGGCGGTCGCCGGACGTTTGACGTCCCCGATCGCAAGGCCTACCGTGACGCCTACGACGCCATCTACCACGCGGCGGTGGATTCGCCGCTCATGAAAAAGTACCACGACCTGGGCACGGCCATGAACGTGCTGCCTCTCCACGCGGCCGGCGCCCTGCCCACGCGGAACCTGCAGTCGGGACAGTTCGAGGGCGCCGAAGCGATTTCCGCCGAGGCTTTAGCCAGTGGATACCTCGGCCGACGGGTGGCCTGCACCCATTGTCCTGTGGCATGCATCCACCTGGCGACACTCCGCCTGCCCTATCCCAACGATCCCTATTTCTACAAGACTCTGATGATCGGCTACGATCACGAGCCGGTCTACGCCATGGGCAGCATGCTGGGCGTCACCGATCCGGCCGGACTGCTGCGGCTGCTCGACGAGGCGGAAATCCACGGCTTCGATGTCATGAGCGCGGGCGTGGCCCTGGCCTGGGCCACGGAGGCGCTGGCCCGCGGGCTGATCTCCACTGCCGACACCGACGGTCTGGCCCTGGCCTTCGGCGACACCGATACGTACATCGCCGCCATGGGTCGGATCGTCCGCCAGCCCACCGACTTCTACCGGGCGCTGGCCTGCGGCACCGCCCACGCGGCCGCGGTCTACGGCGGGGCCGATTTCGCCCTCACCTTCGGCGGCAACGAGATGCCCGGCTACCACACCGGCCCCATCGGCCACCTCGGCTACCTCGTGGGCGCCCGCCACAGCCACCTGGACAATGCCGGCTACAGCGTCGACCAGAAGGCCGCCGCCAAGGGCGAGCATCTCACCCCGGAGCAGGCCGCCGAGGCGCTGCTCGAGGAGGAACGCTGGCGCCAGGTGCTGACCAGCCTGGTCGTCTGCCTCTTCGCCCGGGGCGTCTACGATTCCGCGACTGTGATCCGGGCACTGGCCGCCGCCGGCGTGACGACCACGGCCGAGGCGCTCTCCGCCATGGGCGCTGAGACGCTGCGACGCAAATTCGACTTCAAGCGCCGCGAGGGCTTCGACGCGGCCGCCCTGCTCATCCCCCGGCGCATTGTGGAAACGCCCTCGCCCGCCGGTCCGTTTGACGAGGAGTACATCCGCCGCGGCATCGCGCACTACATGACCCGGCTCTGA
- a CDS encoding prephenate dehydrogenase — protein sequence MNHHPESIGIIGCGRLGRLLAELMERDFTVRVYDRDSQRISGHAGATSLAGAAGADAVLLAVPVRELSGVLAAVTPHLRPGAAVLETGAVKVLPARLLRRLPAGVAALPLHPLFGPSSLGERPAGQTMVLCPIRRTPPPVARFWEAYWTGRGFRVVRTTPSAHDRVMARSLVLTQWLGRACLGLSAGEPPFAAPSWDHLRALMETAAGDDWITFTDLQACNPYARAERRRLRIEMARLERELRDSPAVG from the coding sequence ATGAACCATCATCCGGAGAGCATTGGCATCATCGGCTGCGGCCGGCTGGGCCGGCTGTTGGCGGAACTGATGGAGCGGGATTTCACGGTCCGGGTGTATGACCGGGATTCGCAGCGGATCTCCGGCCATGCCGGTGCGACCTCTCTGGCCGGAGCGGCCGGCGCCGACGCGGTGCTGTTGGCGGTGCCGGTGCGGGAGCTTTCCGGCGTCCTCGCGGCGGTGACACCGCACCTGCGTCCCGGGGCGGCGGTGCTGGAGACCGGGGCGGTGAAGGTGCTGCCGGCCCGGCTGCTGCGGCGCCTGCCGGCGGGGGTGGCGGCGCTGCCCCTGCATCCGCTCTTCGGGCCGAGCAGCCTGGGCGAACGGCCGGCGGGGCAGACGATGGTCCTCTGCCCCATCCGGCGGACGCCGCCGCCGGTCGCTCGGTTCTGGGAAGCATACTGGACCGGTCGGGGGTTCCGGGTCGTGCGGACAACTCCGTCGGCCCACGACCGGGTGATGGCCCGGAGCCTTGTGCTGACCCAGTGGCTGGGCCGGGCCTGCCTCGGGCTTTCGGCCGGGGAGCCGCCGTTCGCGGCCCCGAGTTGGGATCACCTGCGGGCGTTGATGGAAACGGCGGCCGGCGACGACTGGATCACCTTCACCGATCTGCAGGCGTGCAACCCGTACGCCCGGGCCGAGCGGCGGCGGTTGCGGATCGAGATGGCCCGCCTGGAACGCGAACTGCGGGACAGCCCCGCCGTCGGTTGA
- a CDS encoding 4Fe-4S binding protein, translated as MFACVRRTGHGGLGGACIGVRSAGGIRRGFLVVVCRACADPPCSKVCPVDALPARPGGGVRLNSELCIGCGNCARACPFGAIFWDDTADKPLVCVYCGYCAGYCPYGVIALEDVEPEVPVER; from the coding sequence ATGTTCGCCTGCGTGCGGCGCACGGGCCACGGCGGCCTCGGCGGCGCCTGCATCGGTGTCCGTTCCGCCGGCGGCATCCGGCGCGGCTTTCTGGTGGTGGTGTGCCGCGCCTGCGCCGACCCGCCCTGCAGCAAGGTCTGCCCGGTGGACGCGCTGCCGGCGCGGCCCGGCGGCGGGGTCCGGCTCAACAGCGAGCTGTGCATCGGCTGCGGCAACTGCGCCCGCGCCTGCCCCTTCGGCGCCATCTTCTGGGACGACACCGCCGACAAGCCGCTGGTCTGCGTCTACTGCGGCTACTGCGCCGGCTACTGCCCCTACGGCGTCATTGCGCTCGAGGACGTGGAACCGGAGGTGCCCGTTGAACGTTGA
- the yfcC gene encoding putative basic amino acid antiporter YfcC, which yields MRDPATPPTPPALRLPHTLVIVMALVVLVLALSWLLPSGEFQRIEKAGRQVTVPGTFKSLPKAYLGPEMLLIAPVRGFVDGALIIAFLFVIGGAFNVVQETGTITFAIRRVTRAIAARPHLEKLLIPLLMVFFSLAGSVFGMSEETIPFVLIFIPLSLALGYDSIVGISIPFLGAAAGFAAAFFNPFTVGIAQGLTELPLYSGLEYRLICWVIGTAVVIAYVMVYAAKVKRNPQLSPVYAIDRSRESAGSGETVDDTWTVRHILVIFLFALTMVLLVWGILEKQWYIEEIAALFLAMGLMLGAVAGLRPSRIARGFVTGAKDMVNVAFIIACGRALLIIAKDGQVLDTMLNAGVGLISALPLVVAAQMMFLVQSAINFFIHSGTAQAALTMPIMAPLADLLGLTRQTVVFAFQLCEFVNPILPTSAVTMGVLGVARVPWEKWARWFLPLMLILMALSLALLVPPVLLRWGPF from the coding sequence ATGCGTGATCCCGCGACCCCGCCAACTCCCCCCGCCCTCCGCCTGCCCCACACCCTGGTCATTGTCATGGCCCTGGTGGTGCTGGTCCTGGCGCTGTCCTGGCTGCTCCCCTCCGGCGAGTTTCAGCGCATCGAAAAGGCCGGGCGGCAGGTCACCGTCCCCGGCACATTCAAGTCCCTGCCCAAGGCTTATCTCGGGCCGGAGATGCTGCTCATCGCGCCCGTGCGCGGCTTCGTCGACGGGGCGCTTATCATCGCCTTCCTGTTCGTCATCGGCGGCGCCTTCAACGTCGTGCAGGAGACCGGCACCATCACCTTCGCCATCCGCCGCGTCACCCGGGCCATCGCCGCCCGGCCGCACCTCGAGAAACTGCTCATCCCGCTGCTGATGGTGTTCTTCTCGCTGGCCGGCTCCGTGTTCGGCATGTCCGAAGAGACCATCCCATTCGTACTCATTTTCATCCCGCTGTCGCTGGCGCTTGGCTACGATTCCATCGTCGGGATCTCCATCCCGTTTCTCGGCGCCGCGGCAGGCTTCGCCGCCGCCTTTTTCAACCCGTTCACCGTGGGGATCGCCCAAGGACTCACCGAACTGCCCCTTTACTCCGGCCTGGAGTATCGCCTCATCTGCTGGGTGATCGGCACCGCCGTGGTCATCGCCTACGTGATGGTGTACGCCGCCAAGGTGAAGAGAAATCCGCAGCTCAGCCCCGTCTACGCCATCGACCGGTCGCGCGAATCCGCGGGCAGCGGCGAAACGGTCGACGACACCTGGACCGTCCGCCACATCCTGGTCATTTTTCTGTTCGCCCTGACCATGGTGCTGCTCGTGTGGGGCATCCTCGAAAAGCAGTGGTACATCGAGGAGATCGCCGCGCTGTTCCTGGCCATGGGCCTGATGCTCGGCGCCGTGGCCGGACTGAGGCCGAGCCGGATCGCCCGGGGATTCGTGACCGGCGCCAAGGACATGGTCAATGTCGCCTTCATCATCGCCTGCGGCCGGGCGCTCCTCATCATCGCCAAGGACGGCCAGGTGCTGGACACCATGCTGAACGCCGGCGTCGGCCTCATTTCCGCCCTGCCGCTGGTGGTGGCCGCCCAGATGATGTTCCTGGTGCAGTCGGCGATCAACTTCTTCATCCACTCCGGCACCGCCCAAGCGGCGCTGACCATGCCCATCATGGCGCCGCTGGCCGACCTGCTGGGCCTGACGCGCCAGACCGTGGTCTTCGCTTTCCAGCTCTGCGAATTCGTCAATCCCATCCTGCCCACCTCGGCGGTGACCATGGGCGTGCTGGGGGTGGCGCGGGTGCCGTGGGAAAAGTGGGCCCGCTGGTTCCTGCCGCTGATGCTCATCCTGATGGCGCTGAGCCTGGCGCTGCTGGTGCCGCCGGTGCTGCTGCGCTGGGGGCCGTTCTAA
- a CDS encoding acyltransferase, with translation MANLDNIAPRLIRIGDNCCLSRGAVILTHDFSRFGFDRPETKPVTLGNNVFVGKNAIILPGVSIGDNCVVGAGAVVTRDVAANTVCAGNPAAPICTYDEYLRKAAHS, from the coding sequence CTGGCGAACCTCGACAACATCGCCCCGCGGCTGATCCGGATCGGGGATAACTGCTGCCTGTCGCGGGGGGCCGTCATCCTGACCCACGATTTTTCGCGTTTCGGCTTCGACCGGCCCGAAACGAAGCCGGTCACCCTGGGGAACAACGTCTTCGTGGGCAAGAACGCCATCATTCTCCCCGGTGTCTCCATCGGCGACAACTGCGTGGTCGGAGCGGGGGCGGTGGTCACCCGCGATGTCGCGGCGAACACGGTCTGCGCGGGCAACCCGGCGGCGCCCATCTGCACGTATGACGAGTACCTCCGCAAAGCGGCTCATTCCTGA
- a CDS encoding DMT family transporter — MSHRQRHWIWPVGAALLFSGSYVAGRITTAELMPLTAALLRYVAGFAFLAALAAWPRRRAGGLSAGDHGMLLLAGLAGVSLYQFLFFAALRYTAVVHTAIINALSPIVTAILAAVCIRERLAARQYAGVAIAVAGVLLLLSRGDPARLQAQPPNRGDLFMLLAVVAWAAYALLVRRLSARLDGWTITFASTGYGLLFLALAAIAADDVAGQVLALSPAGWAAILYLGIGTSGLGYLLYNRAISLTGPTRTAGVVYSLVPVGVAALAWIWFSEPVTGIMAGSTILILAGLYLQQARR, encoded by the coding sequence ATGAGCCACAGGCAGCGGCACTGGATCTGGCCGGTCGGGGCGGCGCTGCTCTTTTCCGGCAGCTACGTCGCCGGGCGGATCACCACCGCCGAACTGATGCCGCTGACCGCGGCGCTGCTCCGCTATGTCGCTGGCTTCGCCTTTCTCGCCGCGCTGGCCGCGTGGCCGCGTCGCCGGGCGGGGGGCCTGTCCGCGGGCGACCACGGCATGCTCCTCCTGGCCGGCCTGGCGGGCGTGAGCCTTTACCAGTTCCTCTTCTTCGCCGCGCTCCGGTACACCGCCGTGGTCCACACCGCTATCATCAACGCGCTGAGCCCCATCGTCACGGCCATCCTGGCGGCGGTGTGCATCCGGGAGCGGCTGGCGGCGCGCCAATACGCGGGTGTCGCCATTGCCGTCGCCGGCGTGCTGCTGCTGCTCAGTCGCGGCGACCCGGCCCGATTGCAGGCACAGCCGCCCAACCGGGGTGACCTCTTCATGCTGCTGGCGGTGGTCGCCTGGGCCGCTTACGCCCTGCTGGTGCGGCGCCTGTCGGCCCGCCTCGACGGCTGGACCATCACCTTCGCCAGCACCGGTTACGGCCTGCTGTTTCTGGCGCTGGCCGCCATCGCGGCGGACGACGTGGCGGGACAGGTGCTGGCCTTGTCGCCCGCCGGCTGGGCGGCGATCCTGTACTTGGGGATCGGCACCTCGGGTCTGGGTTATCTGCTGTATAACCGGGCCATCTCCCTGACGGGACCCACGCGGACTGCCGGCGTCGTCTACAGCCTGGTGCCGGTGGGCGTCGCGGCCCTGGCGTGGATCTGGTTCAGCGAACCGGTCACGGGGATCATGGCGGGAAGCACCATCCTGATCCTGGCCGGGCTCTACCTCCAGCAGGCGCGACGCTGA
- a CDS encoding zinc-ribbon domain-containing protein, giving the protein MAHQSVFKYVFWAITGLVALLVSAAVFVVILPNVLAETTDRTFLLFLPLLIVPFGILTLIAVLVYRDAAKRGLDPWLWATVATWVPNLVGVIIYLVVRFMHKKVCLGCGQGLQADYKICPYCGHDQSMTCPKCGKPVDPNWLLCPFCGQPLKSGA; this is encoded by the coding sequence ATGGCTCATCAATCTGTGTTCAAATACGTGTTCTGGGCAATCACCGGGCTAGTCGCGCTGCTGGTGAGCGCGGCCGTGTTCGTGGTGATCCTGCCCAACGTGCTGGCCGAAACGACGGACCGGACCTTCCTGTTGTTTCTGCCCCTGCTGATCGTGCCGTTCGGCATCCTGACGCTGATCGCCGTCCTGGTCTATCGGGATGCCGCCAAACGGGGGCTGGATCCATGGCTATGGGCCACCGTGGCGACCTGGGTGCCGAACCTGGTGGGCGTGATCATCTACCTGGTGGTCCGCTTCATGCACAAGAAGGTCTGCTTGGGGTGCGGCCAGGGGCTGCAGGCCGATTACAAGATCTGTCCCTACTGCGGCCACGATCAGTCCATGACCTGTCCCAAGTGCGGGAAGCCGGTCGATCCCAACTGGTTGCTGTGCCCCTTCTGCGGCCAACCGCTGAAATCCGGTGCCTGA
- a CDS encoding formylglycine-generating enzyme family protein, protein MRSFQAFILLGLLGALTLAAPAQVYRYFGPHITAVEPWVNWIEIYNITYSEDGFYLVVWDAAGRPFLYLWATVPPCDSMTLVLPADPAYVPGPEEVALPAVEGTFALYTASAQLRPKLSYRYGDTPSLSEFFLQDSLSTQYLVPNTVQAHFDWTGLTLMNPGNETLNVSIYAFKDGEMAGWTTQNVPPHTKFVRLSEFIWTGVGYADFDLVTFQSLDAAFPPPLAITGNTEQDRHVFFNGPPTQLYEPATPGMDFIYAPIVGPLHYAPPGVFTQGSPDAEPCREAAERSFTHVLVRDLAVMRTEVTRQMWADLRAVQPDLPADPSSHTGSASLPVQGVSWQQALLFANLLSVQSGLAPCYYVDGWLTQPLDATNYTDGAYFCDFFAGGYRLPTEGEWEYFCRAGSVHPFGVKDSSYSAANCFTCTPSGLADMMAAVVFCANSGGQPAVVGSKNPNFWGLYDVHGNVAEWCWDLLDDMDPAYPTGQVFDHWGAMTGNFRVARGGSFRDNAAACRSAFRQSFQDHKAYDDLGFRLVRTVR, encoded by the coding sequence ATGCGCAGCTTCCAGGCGTTTATTCTGCTGGGTCTGCTTGGCGCGTTGACGCTGGCGGCGCCGGCGCAAGTCTATCGGTATTTCGGTCCGCACATCACTGCGGTGGAGCCGTGGGTCAACTGGATCGAAATTTACAACATCACGTATTCCGAGGACGGATTCTACCTGGTGGTTTGGGATGCCGCCGGCCGTCCGTTCCTTTACCTGTGGGCGACGGTGCCGCCCTGCGATTCCATGACGCTCGTCCTGCCGGCCGATCCGGCGTACGTGCCGGGCCCGGAGGAGGTGGCGCTCCCCGCCGTGGAGGGCACGTTCGCGCTGTATACGGCCAGCGCCCAGCTGCGGCCGAAACTGTCCTACCGCTACGGCGACACGCCGTCGCTGAGTGAATTCTTCCTGCAGGATTCGCTGTCGACGCAGTATCTTGTGCCCAACACCGTCCAGGCCCACTTCGACTGGACCGGCCTCACCCTCATGAATCCGGGGAACGAGACCCTGAACGTCTCGATTTACGCCTTCAAGGACGGGGAGATGGCGGGCTGGACCACCCAGAACGTGCCGCCCCACACGAAGTTCGTCCGGCTGTCCGAGTTCATCTGGACCGGCGTGGGTTACGCGGACTTCGACCTGGTGACGTTTCAGTCGCTCGACGCGGCGTTCCCGCCGCCGCTGGCCATCACCGGAAACACGGAACAGGACCGCCACGTGTTTTTCAACGGCCCGCCGACGCAATTGTATGAGCCGGCAACGCCGGGGATGGACTTCATCTACGCCCCCATCGTGGGCCCGCTGCACTATGCGCCGCCGGGGGTGTTCACCCAGGGCTCGCCCGATGCTGAACCCTGCCGGGAGGCGGCGGAGCGATCCTTCACGCACGTGCTGGTGCGGGACCTGGCGGTGATGCGCACCGAGGTGACTCGGCAGATGTGGGCGGACCTGCGGGCCGTCCAGCCGGATCTGCCCGCCGACCCGTCTTCGCACACCGGCAGCGCCAGCCTGCCGGTGCAGGGCGTGTCGTGGCAGCAGGCCCTGCTGTTCGCCAACCTGCTGTCGGTGCAATCGGGCCTTGCGCCGTGCTACTACGTGGACGGCTGGCTCACCCAGCCGCTGGACGCAACCAACTACACGGACGGCGCGTACTTCTGCGACTTTTTCGCCGGCGGCTACCGGCTCCCCACCGAGGGGGAGTGGGAGTACTTCTGCCGGGCGGGGAGTGTTCATCCGTTTGGTGTGAAAGACTCCAGCTACAGCGCGGCCAACTGTTTCACCTGCACTCCGAGCGGGCTGGCGGACATGATGGCGGCGGTGGTGTTCTGCGCCAACTCCGGTGGCCAGCCGGCTGTGGTGGGCAGCAAGAATCCCAATTTCTGGGGCTTGTACGACGTGCACGGCAACGTGGCGGAGTGGTGTTGGGACTTGCTGGATGACATGGACCCGGCGTACCCCACCGGCCAGGTGTTCGACCACTGGGGCGCCATGACCGGCAACTTCCGGGTGGCGCGCGGCGGATCGTTCCGCGACAACGCGGCGGCGTGCCGCAGCGCCTTCCGGCAATCGTTTCAGGATCACAAGGCCTACGACGACCTGGGATTCCGGCTGGTGCGGACGGTCCGCTAG
- a CDS encoding sigma-70 family RNA polymerase sigma factor, translating into MKAPIRPGPAGDAVKERRDMREPMEILFMRHRDDLYTLCRRLAANRADADDLFQDTWVQAWRNFQRYDPGQRFLPWLVTVCVNLHRDRGRRRRRWLRRWVEFFSREQMELELERVKSGTPDAYESQARREEKAMLTKCLDGLEAQFRIPLVLHYYFDWSLEAIAEVLDVPPGTVKSRMWTGRRRLADAMQEAGHE; encoded by the coding sequence GTGAAAGCACCAATCCGGCCGGGACCGGCCGGCGACGCCGTCAAGGAGCGGCGGGACATGCGGGAGCCGATGGAAATACTGTTCATGCGCCACCGGGACGACCTGTACACGCTGTGCCGCCGGCTCGCTGCCAACCGGGCGGATGCCGACGATCTGTTTCAGGACACCTGGGTGCAGGCCTGGCGGAACTTCCAGCGGTACGATCCCGGCCAACGGTTTCTTCCCTGGCTGGTGACGGTCTGCGTGAACCTGCACCGGGATCGGGGCCGCCGGCGCCGGCGGTGGCTGCGACGATGGGTGGAGTTCTTCTCCCGGGAGCAGATGGAGCTCGAGCTCGAGCGGGTCAAATCGGGGACGCCCGATGCGTATGAATCCCAGGCGCGGCGCGAGGAGAAGGCCATGCTCACAAAATGTCTCGACGGATTGGAGGCGCAGTTCAGAATCCCGCTGGTGCTGCACTACTACTTTGACTGGAGCCTTGAGGCGATCGCAGAGGTTCTGGATGTGCCGCCGGGCACGGTGAAGAGCCGCATGTGGACAGGCCGGCGCCGGCTGGCCGATGCCATGCAGGAGGCAGGTCATGAATGA
- a CDS encoding diguanylate phosphodiesterase: protein MTDLIHLIYCSAAARPLSREELATLLSRARANNARLGITGMLLYIAGSFFQVLEGPPDSVDGLFEAIRRDTRHRQLTVIIREPLAARNFAEWTMGVADITPAELDGVVGANDFFARGESFTEIGEGRAKKLLAAFRQGRWRAALSDRSVPGLTTARPDSKPPNWFTFAFQPIIHAPSRSIYSYEALLRGPDGEPAATILQGIHPAQRVRFNERSRTAAVELAARLGLTTRLNINFMPSDVRLSPTAISSLIEAARRCDVPSSRLVLEILESDIIGSTEDFASAINAYRTAGLTFAIDDFGAGYAGLNLLAEFQPDLVKLDMQIARGIESKGPRQAIVRGILHTCQDLGIDVVAEGVETSDEYSWFRSEGIELFQGFLFAKPGFECLPTDCHIPN, encoded by the coding sequence ATGACCGATCTGATCCATCTGATCTACTGCAGCGCGGCGGCGCGCCCCCTCAGCCGGGAGGAGCTGGCGACGCTGCTGAGCCGGGCCCGCGCCAACAACGCCCGTCTCGGGATCACCGGCATGCTGCTGTACATCGCGGGCAGTTTTTTTCAGGTTTTAGAAGGCCCACCGGATTCCGTAGACGGACTGTTCGAAGCCATCCGCCGCGACACGCGCCATCGCCAGCTGACCGTCATCATCCGTGAGCCGCTGGCCGCCCGGAACTTCGCCGAGTGGACCATGGGGGTCGCCGACATCACGCCGGCGGAGCTCGACGGCGTCGTGGGCGCCAACGACTTTTTCGCCCGGGGGGAATCCTTCACCGAAATCGGTGAGGGCCGGGCTAAGAAGCTGCTGGCGGCCTTTCGGCAGGGACGCTGGCGCGCGGCGCTCAGCGACCGGAGCGTCCCTGGGTTGACCACGGCCCGCCCGGATTCGAAGCCGCCGAATTGGTTCACGTTCGCGTTCCAGCCGATCATCCATGCGCCAAGTCGGTCCATCTACTCCTACGAGGCGCTGCTCCGCGGTCCGGACGGCGAACCGGCCGCAACGATCTTGCAGGGGATACATCCGGCCCAGCGCGTCCGTTTCAACGAGCGGAGCCGCACCGCCGCTGTCGAGCTGGCGGCGCGTTTGGGATTGACCACCCGGCTCAACATCAATTTCATGCCGTCGGATGTCCGCCTGTCACCGACCGCTATCTCTTCGCTGATTGAGGCTGCCCGCCGCTGCGACGTCCCGTCCAGCCGACTCGTTTTGGAAATCCTCGAAAGCGACATCATCGGCAGCACCGAGGACTTCGCGTCGGCGATCAACGCCTACCGGACCGCCGGCCTGACCTTTGCCATCGACGATTTCGGCGCGGGCTACGCCGGCTTGAACCTGCTGGCCGAGTTCCAGCCCGATCTCGTCAAGCTCGACATGCAGATCGCCCGCGGCATCGAAAGCAAGGGTCCGCGCCAGGCGATCGTCCGCGGCATCCTCCACACATGCCAAGATCTCGGGATCGATGTCGTCGCCGAGGGTGTCGAGACGTCGGACGAATACTCCTGGTTCCGGTCCGAAGGGATCGAACTGTTTCAGGGATTCCTTTTCGCCAAACCCGGATTCGAGTGTTTGCCGACGGATTGTCATATCCCGAACTAA